The following proteins are co-located in the Falsibacillus pallidus genome:
- a CDS encoding ABC transporter permease, which yields MIYIKKIGVQLFLWLVTTCLFLLIVFMPTEAVYKTGQGGQFISADYHYTIAQHIQNIENFFQYIKEHNGLGDYNPSETLFHHIKDKVKKSLLVVIPALIAGYFLGVAKGVLDFRLKGKKNGFLGNGTTWFFLSLPDLFVIIFLQIGLMYLYSKGLFFHVDLFGSDKFENFVMATIFLAIYPIFYVANITNTSLSDEQGMDYIRTAKSKGISSTKILYVHILKNSASKILTHSNTITLYVLSNLFIVEKLTDFRGAAYYFFESVRRGSSFQVGGSMEVNVISAVGFTLFFTIIIFLSNLIAQLCKAMVDPVEEKGESI from the coding sequence TTGATTTATATAAAGAAAATAGGGGTTCAGCTTTTTTTGTGGCTGGTTACCACATGCTTGTTCCTGTTGATTGTATTCATGCCGACAGAGGCTGTTTATAAGACAGGGCAGGGAGGACAGTTCATTTCAGCTGACTATCACTACACGATTGCACAGCACATACAAAATATAGAGAATTTTTTTCAATACATAAAAGAACATAATGGATTGGGGGATTACAATCCATCGGAAACGCTATTCCACCATATCAAAGATAAAGTGAAGAAAAGCTTGCTGGTCGTCATCCCGGCATTGATTGCCGGGTATTTTCTAGGCGTAGCAAAAGGGGTATTGGATTTCCGGTTGAAGGGCAAGAAGAATGGCTTTCTCGGAAATGGGACTACTTGGTTCTTTTTATCCCTTCCGGATTTGTTTGTCATCATTTTTCTTCAAATCGGGTTGATGTACCTTTACAGCAAAGGTCTGTTTTTCCACGTCGACCTGTTTGGGAGCGATAAATTTGAAAACTTTGTAATGGCCACAATTTTCCTGGCTATCTACCCGATTTTCTATGTCGCAAATATCACAAATACAAGTTTAAGTGATGAACAGGGAATGGATTATATTCGAACAGCCAAATCCAAGGGGATTTCCAGCACTAAGATTTTGTACGTCCATATATTGAAGAATTCAGCCTCCAAGATCCTGACACATTCCAATACGATTACACTCTATGTGTTATCAAATCTATTTATAGTGGAAAAACTGACTGACTTCAGAGGGGCAGCTTATTACTTCTTTGAATCCGTCAGGAGAGGATCAAGCTTCCAAGTGGGCGGGAGTATGGAGGTTAATGTCATTTCCGCAGTAGGATTTACTTTGTTCTTTACAATCATTATCTTCCTATCCAATTTGATTGCCCAACTATGCAAGGCGATGGTCGACCCTGTGGAAGAAAAGGGGGAATCGATATGA